The DNA sequence AGGATGTCAATGGATACTTTCTCCCCTGCACCATTAACCTCAGCCGCAGCAGCAATGTATGAGGCAGCATACAATGAGGGTTTAGGAGAACAGGATTATTCTGCCCTGATTGAAACCTACAGAAAAGTAAACAGAAAAGCATAATAAACTCCCATCTCATTGTTTCAGGATGATCCTTCTATTCATCTCCTTCGTGCTTGCGGCACTGATACTGCTCTTCACATCGTATACCGACATCAGGAAAAGGACCATAAACTCATATATTTTTATCCCCCTTGTTGCTCTGGCAGCCGTAAATTATGCATACACCGGACAGGATTATTCCTTCCTGGCTATCGGGATAGTGTTTTTTGCGGGTACGTTCATCAACACCGATCTCTATCTCTATCCTGCATTCGGGCTTGCCGTTCTGGTTGCGTCCATCCTCCTGCTGATTCACGATCCGGTCTTCCTTACGGCATCCATAATGATGTTCATAATCTATGAACTTGGCTTCACGGAGCGTCTTTTCGGGATCGGGGATATAAAGGCCATGATAGCGTTATTCTATACGTTCGTGCAGTTTCCATTCCTCTGGGCATTCACGGCCAGGCAGTCGTTCATACTCACAATCCTCCCCCTGTCATTTGCTATGCTCATCAACATTGCCCTTGTCTCCCTTTACCTGCCGGTTTACATGATTGTACTGAACCTCAGGATGGGAAACCGCCTGGGAATGACCTCACTGTTCGGTATGCGTTACGACGAATCCGTTTACACGGTTAACCAGAAGCGGTATTCCATAAGGGGTGAGGATGGCAGCAGGATAATGATATACAGGTCACCTTTCATGATTCCCATAACCCTTGGATTCTTCATAACAGTTATATTTGGATTCTGGATGATATACGCATAATGCCAGGCAACTTACTGATAAGGAACGCATCGCAGGTGGTTGTTACTCATGATACGGGCAAACCGCTCACCGGAGAAATGCTTGGCACAGTGGAAACTGTTGAGAATGCCTCAATCCTCGTGAGGGATGGCAGGATAGCTGAGATATCCGCCTCTCCGGAAATACCTGAGGGCACCACCGTAATTGACGCTACCGGGATGACCGTGATGCCAGGCTTTGTGGATTCACATACGCACATTGTCTATGGCGGAACAAGATATGAGGAGTTCTACCTCAGGGCGCAGGGGAAAAGTTACCTGGAGATAATGAACAGCGGGAACGGCATAAACAGGACCGTAAGGGATACGGAGAAGCTGCAGGCAGCTGGCATACTTGCGCAGACGGCACGCCGTGTTGATGATGCAGTTTCCACGGGAACAACGACCATGGAAATGAAGACGGGATACACAACCACTCTTGCCGGCGAGAGCAAGATGCTTGACGTGATGCGTTCTCTTTCAAGCAGCGGCAGGATAAATGTCGTACCCACATTCCTTGGCATGCATTCCATACCGCCGGGAACACCGGAGGATGCCTTCACAGATTACATGATCAATACTGTTGCCGAGAGGCTCAAAGGCAGGTTTGCCTTCACTGATGCCTTCTGCGACAGTGGCGCCTATTCTCCTGAATTGTGTGGAAAACTTGCAGAATGGTCGCGCAGGAACAGTATTCCCATGAAACTTCATGCAGACGAACTGCAGGATATCGGATGCCTGGACCTGTGCGGCAGATACAGGTTCCGTAGCGTTGATCACCTGCTGCGTTCAAGCGACGATGGAATAGAGAAAATACGTAAGTGCGGCGCTATCGCCAATTTTCTTCCCATAACCGGGTTCTCACTTGACAAAGGGACTTACCCGGACGCGAGAAAATTTGTGGACGCCGGTATACCCATTGCCCTGTCCAGCGACATTTCCCCGCTTTCCATGAATTCTAACATGATCTTTGCCATGTATCTCGCTGTCAGGTTCCTGGGCCTGTCTGCAGAAGAGAGCATGAATGCCGTGACAATAAACGGCTCCTACTCTGCCGGAGTTGCCGGCGATAGGGGATCGCTGGACATCGGCAAAAAGGCGGATATTATCCTCGCGTCGGCAGGCAACTACAGGGAAATCCCATACAGTTATTCCTCTGGAATTGTGGACACAGTGCTGAACGAGGGCAGGATTGTGTACAGCAGGAGAGGAAAGTGATCCTTCCCCATGGCATCCGGCAAAACGGGGATCGGTTTTGTTGAGCCAGTGGTGTTGGTTATTCGTGAACTGCCGAAGCCAAAACGAGAATGCATCAAAGAGAAGTTAGAATCGGTGTATGGATATCTGAAATGGACTTTCTTGCAATGCAGATATCGTTCACAGCGGATCATTTAGGTTATGCAAATTTTGACGATAAAACGCTGGTATATAATTGAACAGCATATTGTTCAGAACGGGGTAACCCAGAACATTCCCTGTTGAAAAATTATCATGACAATGCCTATTAATAAGAACAAGTAATTGGCACCGCACATGTTTTCTGTTGACGTAAACGACACCATCCAGAAACTACAGCAAATGGGTGCAAGGAAGATATTGCTGCAGCTGCCTGACGGGCTGAAGCCACATGCCTTTGATTACTTCAATGCACTTTCTGCAAAATTTTCCGTTATAATAAGTTCAGATCCATTCTATGGAGCATGCGATGTTGGCAACGCTGAGCAGTACAGGGATGTGGATTGCATAGTTCAGTACGGGCATTCCGAGATACCCAACGTGAAATATCCGAAGCCGATGATTTTCCAGGAAGCAAGAAACGAGACCGCTGTCACCATAAATCCGGAGATTTTTGGCATCCTCGTGCAATCCGGGTTCAAGAGAATAGGACTGCTTTCGTCCATACAGTACATGGATAGGATGATGGAAACCCGAAAGATACTGGAGAACCTGGGACTTAAAGTGGTGGTGGGAAGGCAGGACAGCAGGATAGCATATCCGGGACAGGTCCTTGGATGCAACTTCAGCTCGGCACACTCCATCTCAATGGACGTGGATGCCTATCTCATCGTCAGCACCGGAAAGTTCCATGCAATAGGCGTTCAACTGTCAACCGACAAGGAGGTTTTCCTGCTTGACCTTAACTATCTCTCGCTGCAGACCATCAGGGATGAAAAGGACAGTTTCCTCAGGAAGAGATATGCCAGGATCTCAAAAGCCCTGGATGCAAAGAAGTTCTGCGTTGTCTTTGACACGAAGATCGGGCAGTACAGGAAGAGGCTCGCCGACGTACTGATGACACAGATCAGGGAGATGGGAAAAGATGGGGTACTCCTGAGTGCTAACGAGGTAAAGCCTTCCGATTATGAAAACCTCAGGTGTGACGCCGTTATCTTCACGGGTTGTCCCAGGGTCCCCATAGACGATGAAGACCGGTTCAGCATGCCGATACTGACACCACCGGAATTCCAGACCCTTTTTGGATTCAAGAAGACAAAGAACTACGTGATGGATGAGATAGTTGAAGTTGATGATCTTCCGTAAACACCGGCTTGCCTATTAGATAGGTTTCTGCGGCGTCCACTACCTCAGCATCCATGACTGAATATTTTTCAAACTTTCCATGGATAACTACAGGTCTGTAGGATGTGTCCCTGCCAACCACTGTTCCGTCCTTTCCTGTTTCCGTGATGATTACCCGGGATAACTTTCCTATATGGGAAATGAGCTTCGCCTGCGTGATCTCCCTGTGCATGTCCGTGTACACCCTGGTCCACCGCTTCACCGCATTGGAAGGCGGCACTGCACTGCTGTAGTCCCTGGTGAAAGGCCTGGGGGAAAACCTGGTTATGTTTATTATGTCCGGTTTCACTGCCTCTATAAGTCTGCAGGTGGCGTCAAAACTCTGTTCATCGTCTCCGTGGTAACCAGAGATTATATCTGTTGAAATAACCATATCCGGGAAATTTTTCCTGAATTCGTCCACAATCCTGGTGAATGCCTCGGCCCTGTATTCCCTGTTCATCAGTTCAAGTATCCGGTCATCGCCACTCTGGACTGGCAGGTGAAGGAACTTGAACACCTTATTGTTCCTGTATGAATCAACAAGCTGCGGCAGTATTTCCATGGTATTCCTTGGCTCCATCATCCCGACGCGGAGCATGAATCTGTCATTGATGGAGGTTATGGCATCAACCAGGTCGTTCAGCCTGACGCCGATATCCTTCCCGTATGCTGCAGTGTCGAGGGAGGATATCCTTACCTCCCTGATTCCCTTCTCCAGCTGCATAAGCACCTGGTTCCTGATCTTTTCAGGCGGCCTGGATAAAAGCTTTCCCCTTGCAATGTGCGATATGCAGAAATTGCAGCTGCCGGTGCAACCCTGGTTTATGGGTATTCCCTCAAATATTGACGGTTCCCTGATCTCGATGTCATCCAGCCTTCCGGAGTAAAAGCTCCTGAAATCCCTGCTGTTCAGTACCTCTATATTGCCCTGAGCCAGTGATCCCCCATTCATGGTGGAAAGACACCCCATGACCCTGACTCTTGAAACCCTGGAAATTTCCTCTATCCTGCGGATCATTCTGTCTTCTGTCTGCTTTATCACGACGCAGGTTCCGATAATACTCATATCGGCTTCCTCTGGTCTTGATACCAGCGTGTTTCCCTCAGCCAGCATCGAATTCACGTACAGTCCGGTTTCAGACCTGGACTGGGTGCAGCCGTATGATTCGGAGTATATCTTCATCTAGACCGATGATGACGAATTGCTATTTTTCCCTTGCCTTTCAAAAAATGGGATTATGTTGGTATCCCGCTTTTCATTATCTCTGAGAACTGGTTTCCCGTTACCTTTCCGGTAGCAACGGCCAGGTCCCTGATCGACTTTCCGGTGGTCAACGCTTCTCTCACAATCTTTGCTACTGTGTCATAGCCGAGATAGGGATTCAGCAGTGCAGCAGAACCGAAGCTCTTTGACAGGTGATCCTGGCAGATCTCCTCATTCGCGGTCATGCCTTCTATCAGCTTTTCCCTGAACATCTTCATGCCGTTGGTCATAATGTCAAGCGACCTGTTAAGTTCATAGTCGATGTGCGGCATCATAACATTGAGCTCGAATTGACCGGCCTGTACCGACATGTTAACGGCCTGCTGTGATCCAATCACTGAGTGGCAGATCATGTTCATTGCCTCCGCTATGGATGGGTTGACCTTCCCTGGCATTATGGAGGACCCCTGCTGTACCGCCGGGATTGTGATCTCATGCATGCCGGTTCCCGGACCGGAATACATCA is a window from the Thermoplasmatales archaeon genome containing:
- a CDS encoding (dimethylallyl)adenosine tRNA methylthiotransferase, encoding MKIYSESYGCTQSRSETGLYVNSMLAEGNTLVSRPEEADMSIIGTCVVIKQTEDRMIRRIEEISRVSRVRVMGCLSTMNGGSLAQGNIEVLNSRDFRSFYSGRLDDIEIREPSIFEGIPINQGCTGSCNFCISHIARGKLLSRPPEKIRNQVLMQLEKGIREVRISSLDTAAYGKDIGVRLNDLVDAITSINDRFMLRVGMMEPRNTMEILPQLVDSYRNNKVFKFLHLPVQSGDDRILELMNREYRAEAFTRIVDEFRKNFPDMVISTDIISGYHGDDEQSFDATCRLIEAVKPDIINITRFSPRPFTRDYSSAVPPSNAVKRWTRVYTDMHREITQAKLISHIGKLSRVIITETGKDGTVVGRDTSYRPVVIHGKFEKYSVMDAEVVDAAETYLIGKPVFTEDHQLQLSHPSRSSLSS
- the dph2_1 gene encoding S-adenosyl-L-methionine:L-histidine 3-amino-3-carboxypropyltransferase yields the protein MFSVDVNDTIQKLQQMGARKILLQLPDGLKPHAFDYFNALSAKFSVIISSDPFYGACDVGNAEQYRDVDCIVQYGHSEIPNVKYPKPMIFQEARNETAVTINPEIFGILVQSGFKRIGLLSSIQYMDRMMETRKILENLGLKVVVGRQDSRIAYPGQVLGCNFSSAHSISMDVDAYLIVSTGKFHAIGVQLSTDKEVFLLDLNYLSLQTIRDEKDSFLRKRYARISKALDAKKFCVVFDTKIGQYRKRLADVLMTQIREMGKDGVLLSANEVKPSDYENLRCDAVIFTGCPRVPIDDEDRFSMPILTPPEFQTLFGFKKTKNYVMDEIVEVDDLP
- a CDS encoding imidazolonepropionase — protein: MPGNLLIRNASQVVVTHDTGKPLTGEMLGTVETVENASILVRDGRIAEISASPEIPEGTTVIDATGMTVMPGFVDSHTHIVYGGTRYEEFYLRAQGKSYLEIMNSGNGINRTVRDTEKLQAAGILAQTARRVDDAVSTGTTTMEMKTGYTTTLAGESKMLDVMRSLSSSGRINVVPTFLGMHSIPPGTPEDAFTDYMINTVAERLKGRFAFTDAFCDSGAYSPELCGKLAEWSRRNSIPMKLHADELQDIGCLDLCGRYRFRSVDHLLRSSDDGIEKIRKCGAIANFLPITGFSLDKGTYPDARKFVDAGIPIALSSDISPLSMNSNMIFAMYLAVRFLGLSAEESMNAVTINGSYSAGVAGDRGSLDIGKKADIILASAGNYREIPYSYSSGIVDTVLNEGRIVYSRRGK